A genomic region of Dactylococcopsis salina PCC 8305 contains the following coding sequences:
- a CDS encoding aldehyde oxygenase (deformylating), translating to MQDVAVTPTLDYTSETYKDAYSRINAIVIEGEQEAKDNYLHLIQLLPDSKDELTSLSKMEARHKKGFQACGKNLSVTPDMEFAQEFFAELHQNFQDALAEEKVVTCLLIQSLIIECFAISAYNIYIPVADPFARKITEGVVKDEYTHLNYGEEWLKAHFDEVKDELEVANRQNLPIIWKMLNQVAADAKILGMEKDALVEDFMIAYGEALSNIGFSTRDIMRMSAYGLREV from the coding sequence ATGCAAGATGTTGCAGTTACCCCAACCTTAGATTACACTAGCGAAACTTATAAAGATGCCTATAGTCGGATCAACGCGATCGTAATCGAAGGGGAACAAGAAGCCAAGGACAACTATTTACATTTAATCCAACTCTTACCCGATAGTAAAGACGAACTAACCAGTCTCTCAAAAATGGAAGCCCGACACAAAAAAGGGTTTCAAGCCTGCGGCAAAAACTTGAGCGTTACCCCAGATATGGAATTCGCCCAAGAATTTTTCGCAGAATTACATCAAAACTTCCAAGATGCACTGGCAGAAGAAAAAGTAGTCACCTGCTTACTGATTCAATCTCTGATTATCGAATGTTTTGCCATCTCAGCATATAACATTTATATTCCCGTTGCCGATCCCTTTGCACGGAAAATCACCGAAGGAGTCGTCAAAGATGAATATACCCATCTCAACTACGGGGAAGAATGGTTAAAAGCTCACTTTGACGAAGTTAAAGACGAATTAGAAGTCGCTAATCGTCAAAACCTTCCCATCATCTGGAAAATGCTTAACCAAGTCGCTGCGGATGCGAAAATTTTAGGCATGGAAAAAGACGCTCTCGTAGAAGACTTTATGATTGCTTATGGTGAAGCTCTCAGCAACATTGGCTTTAGCACCCGTGACATTATGCGGATGTCAGCTTACGGCTTACGAGAAGTGTAG
- a CDS encoding NAD-dependent epimerase/dehydratase family protein, which produces MNMNILVTGGVGFVGSHIVERLIERGENVFVFDVFNNETTKASEKNDNKTYLENKFKLYKEKGGSLVMIKGDLTKYDSIYSAIKENKISRVIHVAGMVDDRRSVMFPMEYVDVNIKGVINLLKACGECKVQHVIQTSTRSCFGQFDSPNTMLYEDSPRHPINPYGATKVASDAFGHVYHTIYPEMKVSIIRIFATYGPRGRPDMIPRICVERIYKGEAIQKFGTGEATRVWIYVSDIVDAYMLTLDNPPRSGFEEYNTGHHVATTLNDMIAMAEKLIGKKAIIEQKPVPKGDASYVGKSCYDKIKAELGWEPKVSLEEGLSLTLKYWLESEERVPI; this is translated from the coding sequence ATGAACATGAACATCCTCGTGACTGGAGGTGTCGGATTCGTCGGATCCCACATTGTAGAGCGTTTGATTGAACGTGGTGAGAACGTCTTCGTATTTGATGTCTTTAACAACGAAACAACTAAAGCATCTGAAAAGAATGACAACAAAACTTACCTCGAAAATAAGTTCAAACTATACAAGGAGAAAGGAGGGTCTCTAGTCATGATCAAAGGAGATTTGACTAAGTACGACTCGATTTATAGTGCGATAAAAGAAAATAAAATATCGCGAGTCATTCATGTTGCTGGAATGGTTGACGATCGGCGCTCAGTCATGTTTCCCATGGAGTATGTTGACGTAAACATTAAAGGAGTTATCAACTTGCTGAAGGCTTGCGGTGAGTGCAAGGTACAACACGTTATCCAAACATCGACTCGGAGTTGTTTCGGACAGTTTGACAGTCCGAATACAATGCTTTACGAAGACTCGCCTCGTCACCCTATCAATCCGTACGGCGCCACCAAAGTTGCAAGCGACGCATTTGGCCATGTCTATCATACCATTTATCCAGAAATGAAAGTTTCGATCATCCGGATTTTCGCAACATACGGGCCTCGCGGACGACCAGACATGATTCCTAGAATTTGCGTCGAGAGAATTTACAAAGGCGAAGCAATTCAAAAGTTTGGAACAGGTGAAGCAACTCGTGTTTGGATATACGTTTCAGACATCGTTGACGCTTATATGCTCACGTTGGATAATCCTCCGAGGTCTGGCTTTGAAGAGTATAACACAGGCCACCACGTAGCAACCACACTTAATGACATGATTGCAATGGCAGAAAAATTAATAGGCAAAAAGGCCATCATTGAGCAGAAGCCAGTTCCCAAAGGTGATGCATCGTATGTGGGTAAATCTTGCTATGACAAAATTAAAGCTGAATTGGGTTGGGAGCCAAAAGTCTCCTTGGAGGAGGGTCTTTCACTCACATTGAAATATTGGCTAGAGAGCGAAGAAAGAGTTCCGATTTAG
- a CDS encoding long-chain acyl-[acyl-carrier-protein] reductase has translation MFGLIGHSTSMEHAQKAAAQLGYPEYHEQELDFWCSAPPQIVDDIKVTSVTGNTIDGKYIESFFLPEMLTQRRIKAAVRKILNAMAHAQKANIDITALGGFSSIVFENFSLQNNRQVRNVELDFRRFTTGNTHTAYIICRQLELASAQIGINLSQLKVAVCGATGDIGSGVCRWLSEKTSIQELLLVARNQERLHTLQSELGRGKILPMEEALSQADIVVWVASLPKGVEINPETMKKPSLVIDGGYPKNFDARIQNPEVFVLKGGIVEHSLDIEWTMMDMANMDVPNRQLFACFAEAMLLEFEKWYTNFSWGRNQITVAKMEQIGEASQKHGFSPLLLKEAVTAART, from the coding sequence ATGTTTGGTTTGATCGGTCATTCCACCAGTATGGAACACGCTCAAAAAGCGGCAGCACAACTTGGCTATCCCGAATATCATGAACAAGAATTAGACTTTTGGTGTTCAGCACCACCACAAATTGTTGATGATATTAAAGTCACAAGCGTAACAGGAAACACAATTGACGGGAAATATATTGAGTCTTTTTTTCTCCCGGAAATGCTTACTCAGCGTCGCATCAAGGCGGCGGTGCGAAAAATATTAAATGCCATGGCTCATGCTCAAAAAGCCAACATTGATATTACCGCACTCGGCGGCTTTTCTTCGATCGTGTTTGAAAACTTTAGTTTACAGAATAATCGTCAAGTGCGTAACGTTGAACTAGACTTTCGGCGTTTTACCACTGGTAACACCCATACCGCTTATATTATTTGTCGTCAATTAGAACTTGCCAGCGCGCAAATTGGGATTAATCTGTCTCAGTTAAAAGTAGCGGTTTGTGGCGCAACTGGTGACATTGGTAGTGGTGTTTGTCGTTGGCTGAGTGAAAAAACCTCGATTCAAGAGTTATTGTTAGTCGCTCGTAATCAAGAACGCCTACACACTCTACAATCGGAATTAGGACGGGGAAAAATTCTCCCGATGGAAGAAGCACTCTCTCAAGCTGATATCGTGGTTTGGGTAGCCAGTTTACCGAAAGGGGTAGAAATCAATCCAGAAACCATGAAAAAGCCGAGCCTTGTGATTGATGGCGGCTACCCGAAAAACTTTGATGCTCGCATTCAAAACCCAGAAGTGTTTGTTCTCAAAGGGGGAATTGTAGAACACTCCCTTGACATAGAATGGACAATGATGGACATGGCAAACATGGACGTTCCGAACCGTCAATTATTCGCTTGCTTTGCCGAAGCGATGTTATTAGAGTTTGAAAAATGGTACACTAACTTTTCTTGGGGGCGGAATCAAATTACTGTCGCCAAAATGGAACAAATTGGTGAAGCTTCCCAAAAGCACGGCTTTAGCCCTCTTTTGCTCAAAGAAGCCGTTACCGCAGCTAGAACTTAA
- the accA gene encoding acetyl-CoA carboxylase carboxyl transferase subunit alpha, translated as MSKSNRKTFLLEFEKPLSELESRIDQIRELAEDNQVDVSDQIRHLEEKAVQLRKEIFSTLTPAQRLQLARHPRRPSTLDYIQAMSEEWFELHGDRAGNDDPALVGGIARLNGSPVMMLGHQKGRDTKDNVARNFGMASPSGYRKAMRLMEHANRFQMPICTFIDTPGAWAGVEAEKKGQGEAIAYNLREMFSLDVPILCTVIGEGGSGGALGIGVGDRILMLEHAVYTVATPEACAAILWKDSGKSEKACEALKITSWDLKDLGILDQIISEPVRGAHADPIGAANLLKEVLIANLEALMQLPPQQRREQRYQKFRHIGKFTDLAEKGQLSLPSETDQDQHHLETPSSHFLSY; from the coding sequence ATGTCCAAATCAAACCGCAAAACCTTCCTCCTAGAATTTGAAAAGCCTTTATCAGAACTGGAATCACGGATTGATCAAATTCGTGAGTTAGCCGAGGATAATCAAGTTGATGTTTCTGATCAAATTCGACATCTTGAAGAAAAAGCAGTTCAGCTTCGCAAGGAGATATTTAGCACCTTGACTCCGGCGCAACGGTTACAATTAGCACGTCATCCTCGTCGCCCTAGCACCCTCGATTATATTCAGGCGATGAGTGAGGAATGGTTTGAGTTACACGGCGATCGGGCTGGAAATGATGATCCCGCTCTCGTGGGGGGAATCGCTCGTCTTAATGGTAGCCCTGTAATGATGTTAGGACATCAAAAAGGACGGGATACAAAAGACAATGTGGCTCGGAATTTTGGCATGGCTTCCCCCAGTGGTTATCGCAAAGCAATGCGCTTGATGGAACACGCCAACCGCTTTCAGATGCCGATTTGCACGTTTATTGATACCCCTGGCGCTTGGGCTGGAGTGGAAGCAGAAAAGAAAGGACAAGGGGAGGCGATCGCGTATAATTTACGAGAAATGTTTAGCCTTGATGTGCCGATTCTCTGCACTGTGATCGGTGAAGGGGGATCAGGCGGTGCGTTAGGAATTGGTGTCGGCGATCGAATTTTAATGTTAGAACACGCCGTTTACACCGTCGCCACCCCCGAAGCCTGCGCCGCCATTCTGTGGAAAGACTCTGGTAAGTCCGAAAAAGCCTGTGAAGCCCTAAAAATCACCTCTTGGGACTTAAAAGACCTCGGCATCCTCGATCAAATCATATCTGAGCCAGTACGGGGCGCTCACGCCGATCCGATCGGGGCAGCCAACCTGCTGAAAGAAGTGTTAATTGCAAATTTAGAAGCACTAATGCAACTCCCCCCACAACAAAGACGAGAACAACGCTACCAGAAGTTCCGTCATATCGGTAAGTTTACAGACCTTGCCGAAAAAGGTCAACTGAGCCTTCCTAGCGAAACTGATCAAGATCAGCATCACTTAGAAACCCCCTCTTCTCACTTTCTCAGTTATTAG
- a CDS encoding DUF4351 domain-containing protein — translation MRQIIVYLRPSNSPLVFQDQFQIDNLTASFEIIRLWEQPTEQFLTSSGLFPFAVLANTTEASGTLQQVAQEIEKIEDITEQRNIAASTALLAGLKLDKEIVERTMRSNVMKESVIYQDIIQQGSKQEAIAFALRLLKRRLGTVNAELETQVQSLSVEKLEALGEALLDLNSETEIRTWLENCHS, via the coding sequence GTGCGTCAAATTATTGTTTATTTGCGTCCCTCTAATTCTCCTTTGGTGTTTCAAGATCAATTTCAAATTGATAATCTCACCGCCAGTTTTGAAATCATTCGCCTATGGGAACAGCCAACAGAGCAGTTTTTAACGTCTTCAGGATTATTTCCATTTGCAGTTTTGGCGAACACAACGGAAGCAAGTGGAACTCTACAACAAGTGGCGCAAGAAATCGAGAAAATTGAAGACATAACCGAACAAAGGAATATTGCTGCCTCAACTGCACTATTGGCAGGTTTAAAATTAGACAAAGAGATAGTTGAAAGAACTATGAGGTCAAATGTTATGAAGGAATCAGTTATTTATCAAGATATTATTCAACAGGGGAGTAAGCAAGAGGCGATCGCATTTGCGTTAAGATTGCTGAAACGGCGACTGGGAACAGTCAACGCGGAACTAGAAACACAAGTCCAATCCCTATCTGTGGAAAAATTAGAGGCATTAGGAGAAGCCTTACTGGATTTGAACAGTGAGACAGAAATTAGAACTTGGTTGGAAAACTGCCATTCTTAA
- a CDS encoding M16 family metallopeptidase: MQILSEAFPATVIELDNGLRVIHQQLTTTPVVVTDVWVNAGARREPWSGTAHFLEHLIFKGTKRIPPGWFDYVVENYGGMTNAETSYDYAHFFLTTAGSCWRDTLPYLAELLLQAEIPEEEFLCERSVVLEEIREMEDNPDWFAFQALCESLYEEHPYARSILGTEEELLARSANEIRCFHRTYYQPHNMTVVVVGNIDQQAALEGVKSAFHPFSVPSECPKFEIAPLPRLTSPQRREVRLPNLEIARLVMGWRGVGIAGWKDAVGLDLLSVLLAQGSGSRLVRELREEKQLAYEVGSAFSLQQDSSLFTINVWLHPQNLEEVEQILRDRVLELQSKPISITELNRAQRLLCNDYIFSTETPGQLAGLYGYYSTLGTVELSVGYPQRIQELQPEDLQHLAKTYLSPQRYALTVMKPL, from the coding sequence ATGCAAATCTTGTCGGAGGCGTTTCCAGCAACTGTCATTGAGTTGGACAATGGTTTAAGGGTGATTCATCAACAGTTGACAACAACACCAGTGGTGGTGACGGATGTTTGGGTAAATGCTGGGGCGAGACGAGAACCTTGGTCGGGAACGGCTCATTTTTTAGAACATTTGATTTTTAAGGGAACGAAGCGCATTCCCCCAGGTTGGTTTGATTATGTGGTGGAAAATTATGGGGGGATGACTAATGCGGAAACCAGTTATGATTATGCCCATTTTTTCCTAACGACGGCGGGAAGTTGTTGGCGTGATACTTTACCCTATTTGGCGGAGTTACTCCTCCAGGCGGAAATTCCAGAGGAGGAGTTTCTTTGTGAACGTAGTGTTGTCCTGGAGGAAATTCGGGAGATGGAGGATAATCCCGATTGGTTTGCGTTTCAGGCGCTTTGTGAAAGTTTATATGAGGAACATCCTTACGCTCGATCGATTCTAGGGACGGAGGAGGAGTTGTTAGCTCGATCGGCGAACGAAATCCGTTGTTTCCATCGAACTTATTATCAACCGCACAATATGACGGTGGTTGTGGTGGGAAATATCGATCAACAGGCGGCGTTAGAGGGAGTAAAATCAGCGTTTCATCCGTTTAGTGTGCCTTCAGAATGTCCTAAGTTTGAAATCGCGCCTCTACCTCGCTTAACTTCTCCCCAACGCCGAGAAGTGCGACTTCCGAATCTAGAAATTGCTCGTTTAGTGATGGGATGGCGTGGTGTGGGAATTGCAGGTTGGAAGGATGCGGTGGGACTTGATTTATTATCGGTGTTATTGGCGCAGGGAAGCGGTTCGCGCTTGGTGCGAGAGTTACGGGAGGAGAAACAGTTAGCCTATGAGGTGGGAAGTGCTTTCTCTCTACAACAGGATTCGAGTTTGTTTACGATTAATGTTTGGTTACATCCCCAAAATTTAGAGGAAGTAGAACAGATTTTGCGCGATCGGGTTCTGGAATTACAATCAAAGCCGATCTCGATCACTGAATTGAACCGCGCCCAACGATTACTCTGTAATGATTATATTTTTTCTACCGAAACCCCTGGACAACTGGCGGGTTTATACGGCTATTACAGCACTCTCGGAACGGTAGAATTATCGGTAGGGTATCCGCAACGGATTCAAGAGTTACAGCCAGAAGATTTGCAACACCTGGCGAAAACCTATCTCTCACCGCAACGATATGCGTTAACAGTGATGAAACCTCTTTAA
- a CDS encoding AbrB family transcriptional regulator, protein MAQKKGNPLTGEALLKKVKDLGDLNREEKAKACGYYTETKNGVKRVNMMKFLNALMDAEGIHLDSNGNGRGRGGRSASYKISVQSNNNLLIGAAYTKKMGLKPGDEFEITLGRKHIHLKQVGGEDFEDEEN, encoded by the coding sequence ATGGCACAAAAAAAAGGAAATCCTCTAACCGGTGAGGCTTTACTCAAAAAAGTTAAAGATTTGGGTGATCTCAATAGGGAAGAAAAAGCAAAGGCTTGTGGTTACTACACCGAAACAAAAAACGGTGTGAAACGAGTTAATATGATGAAATTTCTTAACGCTCTAATGGATGCAGAGGGAATTCACTTAGATAGTAATGGAAATGGGCGCGGACGTGGCGGACGATCGGCGAGTTATAAAATTAGTGTACAGTCGAATAATAATTTATTAATTGGGGCTGCTTATACGAAAAAAATGGGGTTGAAGCCAGGAGATGAGTTTGAAATTACGTTGGGACGTAAACATATTCATCTCAAACAAGTGGGTGGTGAAGATTTTGAGGATGAGGAAAATTAA
- a CDS encoding RrF2 family transcriptional regulator has protein sequence MKLTTRGHYSVKALLDLSLQSRLNPTSVNAIAARQGLPPAYLEKLLITMRQAGLVESVRGAQGGYKLAREPQFIYLGEILEAVGETIEPLPSHTPNAEQAEDWVTYSLWKQLHQKLKEALSSISLADLYYDARSWQAAQGEETNFVV, from the coding sequence ATGAAATTAACCACTCGTGGACATTATAGCGTTAAAGCTCTACTTGATTTAAGTTTACAATCCCGTCTGAATCCCACTTCCGTAAACGCGATCGCCGCTCGTCAGGGATTACCGCCAGCGTATTTAGAAAAACTCTTGATCACAATGCGACAAGCGGGTTTAGTCGAATCAGTAAGAGGAGCGCAAGGAGGATATAAACTTGCCAGAGAACCCCAATTTATTTATTTAGGAGAAATTTTAGAAGCAGTGGGAGAAACCATTGAACCTTTACCCTCCCATACCCCTAACGCTGAACAAGCAGAAGATTGGGTTACTTATAGTTTATGGAAACAACTCCATCAAAAATTAAAAGAAGCATTATCTAGTATTAGTCTTGCGGATTTATATTATGATGCCCGCAGTTGGCAAGCCGCCCAAGGTGAAGAAACTAACTTTGTCGTTTAA
- the cbiB gene encoding adenosylcobinamide-phosphate synthase CbiB: protein MMIDYDATILLIAAFLDYLIADPLFLPHPVQGMGVIISFFSKNFTNLTKNSSLRRWGGIAFGISLIFGSGGLSWLIIYLSKEISIGLSFLLEVILLASCFAGRSLRNAAVAVLTPLKNNEIETARTQLSFYVGRDTEDLSTAEISRAVLETIAENTTDGVTAPLFYAILGLVIGVGSVPLALAYKASSTLDSMVGYQREPFTDIGWFSAKFEDILTWLPCRFTVLTISLIALQPLKVWQICRRDATQDPSPNAGWSECAYAVVLGVQLGGKNTYQGEVKEKPLLGNPEQSITEEKIEQALSLTRTCFLIWLFLAVIILQINLGT from the coding sequence ATGATGATAGATTATGACGCAACCATCCTACTAATTGCCGCCTTTCTCGATTATCTCATTGCTGATCCCCTCTTTCTTCCTCATCCCGTTCAAGGGATGGGAGTGATCATTTCCTTTTTCAGTAAAAACTTCACTAATCTCACTAAGAATTCTTCCTTACGTCGTTGGGGAGGAATCGCTTTCGGGATCAGTTTAATTTTCGGAAGTGGTGGCTTGAGTTGGCTCATCATTTACTTGAGTAAAGAAATCTCAATTGGGTTGAGTTTTTTATTAGAAGTGATTTTATTAGCAAGCTGTTTCGCCGGTCGTAGTTTACGAAATGCTGCTGTTGCTGTCCTCACGCCATTAAAGAATAATGAAATTGAAACCGCTCGCACTCAACTTAGTTTTTATGTGGGACGAGATACCGAAGATTTATCAACAGCGGAAATCTCAAGAGCAGTGTTAGAAACTATAGCAGAAAATACCACTGATGGAGTGACCGCCCCCCTATTTTATGCAATTTTAGGTTTAGTGATTGGTGTGGGAAGTGTTCCCCTCGCACTCGCTTATAAAGCCAGTAGCACCCTTGATTCGATGGTGGGTTATCAACGAGAACCTTTTACTGATATCGGTTGGTTTAGTGCCAAATTTGAAGATATTTTGACCTGGCTACCTTGTCGGTTCACCGTGTTGACAATTAGTTTAATCGCCCTGCAACCGCTAAAAGTCTGGCAAATTTGCCGCCGTGACGCGACGCAAGACCCCAGCCCCAACGCAGGATGGAGTGAGTGCGCTTATGCCGTTGTTTTGGGAGTGCAATTAGGAGGGAAGAATACTTATCAAGGGGAAGTAAAGGAAAAACCCTTATTGGGAAACCCTGAGCAAAGCATCACTGAGGAAAAGATTGAGCAGGCTTTGAGCTTAACCCGAACTTGTTTTTTGATTTGGCTATTTTTAGCAGTGATAATTCTACAAATTAATTTGGGAACATAA
- a CDS encoding nucleotidyl transferase AbiEii/AbiGii toxin family protein codes for MRPTITDPQAQRRKWFINLVKKRIQSGTGSSITFLKQRRWTFSVSNLREIIKQVPFVIVGGVATRLYMPERMTVDIDILVKAEDARLVYEDLEQAGGKKEGNLSIPGSQWTLNDGTCIDILEVADAWGIEAIEHPNYAPDGLPVIALPYLVLMKLLAGRSQDLADVSRMLGGATEVQLEEVRAVINQYLSNAVEDLESLIMLGRLEHG; via the coding sequence ATGAGACCAACAATTACTGATCCTCAGGCCCAAAGACGGAAATGGTTCATTAATCTTGTTAAAAAGCGAATTCAATCAGGAACAGGAAGCAGCATTACTTTTCTCAAGCAACGGAGATGGACGTTTTCGGTGAGCAACCTTAGGGAAATTATTAAGCAAGTACCTTTCGTTATCGTTGGTGGTGTGGCGACTCGGCTTTATATGCCTGAACGAATGACAGTTGATATTGATATTTTAGTGAAAGCAGAAGATGCAAGGTTAGTTTATGAAGATTTAGAACAAGCTGGAGGTAAAAAAGAAGGTAATTTGAGTATTCCAGGAAGTCAGTGGACTTTAAACGATGGCACTTGTATTGATATCCTAGAAGTTGCAGATGCTTGGGGAATAGAAGCGATTGAGCATCCGAATTATGCTCCTGATGGATTACCTGTAATTGCACTTCCCTATTTAGTTTTAATGAAACTTCTGGCTGGGCGTAGCCAAGATTTGGCAGATGTTAGCCGAATGTTGGGAGGTGCAACAGAGGTTCAGTTAGAAGAAGTGAGAGCGGTGATCAATCAATATTTATCAAATGCGGTAGAAGATTTAGAAAGCCTAATTATGTTAGGAAGATTAGAACATGGGTGA
- a CDS encoding Uma2 family endonuclease produces the protein MTSVLPRTQPVTFEEFVQWKPEDQRYELHNQVIIEMPQPSGKHEEITCFLAERITAEYLRLNLPYRIAKTVLVKPPKSESAYSPDVLVLNHSSLINEPLWKKQSTLTQATSIPLVIEVVSTNWRVDYLTKVKDYEEIGIPEYWIVDYLGLGGRRLIGDAKPPTISIYELIDGEYQVRQFRDNELIISSTFPELKLNANQIFQAGEINLT, from the coding sequence ATGACTTCCGTATTGCCTAGAACCCAACCCGTCACCTTTGAGGAGTTTGTTCAATGGAAACCAGAGGATCAAAGGTATGAACTTCATAATCAAGTCATTATTGAGATGCCACAGCCGTCAGGAAAACATGAAGAAATTACCTGCTTTTTAGCAGAACGGATTACTGCTGAGTATCTTCGTTTAAACTTGCCCTACCGTATTGCTAAAACCGTACTCGTTAAGCCCCCTAAAAGTGAATCGGCTTATTCCCCAGATGTTTTGGTCTTAAATCACTCCAGCCTCATTAATGAACCTCTGTGGAAGAAACAATCAACACTAACTCAGGCAACATCAATTCCCCTAGTCATAGAAGTTGTGAGCACTAACTGGCGAGTGGACTACTTAACAAAAGTGAAAGATTATGAAGAAATCGGCATCCCTGAATATTGGATTGTTGATTACCTCGGTTTAGGCGGGAGAAGATTGATTGGTGACGCTAAACCGCCGACAATTTCAATTTATGAACTGATTGATGGGGAATATCAAGTGCGTCAATTCCGAGACAATGAGCTCATTATTTCCTCAACTTTTCCCGAATTAAAGCTGAACGCTAACCAAATTTTTCAAGCAGGGGAAATAAACTTGACTTGA
- the pseC gene encoding UDP-4-amino-4,6-dideoxy-N-acetyl-beta-L-altrosamine transaminase, translating into MTSFIPYGKQEISEADIAAVIDVLKSDRITQGPAIERFEQAVADYCGVKYAVAVSSATAGLHIACLALELGANDLLWTSPNTFVASANAGRYCGASVDFVDTDPKTYNLSPEALEAKLMAAEKQGKLPSVVMPVHLTGQSAVMAAIAPLAEKYGFRVIEDASHAIGAQYQGKPVGCCEYSDMAVFSFHPVKIITTGEGGMVVTNQDELYQKLIRLRTHGITRDPNLMTESSHGGWYYQQLELGLNYRITDIQAALGASQMQRLEKFVDRRRSLAQRYNEQLQDLPLTLPDQHPETNSSWHLYVIRLQLDQIQKTHQQVFNELREAQIGVNLHYIPVHTQPYYQQFGFQWGDFPEAEQYYREAISIPLYYGLTEADQDRVIQKLREILK; encoded by the coding sequence ATGACTTCATTTATTCCCTACGGAAAACAAGAGATTTCAGAAGCAGACATCGCAGCCGTGATTGATGTCTTAAAATCCGATCGCATTACCCAAGGTCCAGCAATTGAACGCTTTGAACAAGCTGTCGCTGACTATTGCGGCGTTAAATATGCGGTGGCTGTTTCCAGTGCGACAGCAGGACTCCATATTGCTTGTTTAGCATTAGAATTAGGGGCAAATGATCTCCTCTGGACTTCTCCCAATACCTTTGTCGCTTCGGCGAATGCGGGGCGTTACTGTGGGGCGAGTGTAGATTTTGTGGATACTGATCCCAAAACCTATAATTTAAGCCCAGAGGCTCTAGAAGCGAAATTAATGGCAGCCGAAAAACAGGGAAAACTCCCCAGTGTGGTGATGCCAGTGCATTTAACTGGACAGTCGGCGGTCATGGCGGCGATCGCGCCTTTAGCGGAGAAATATGGGTTTCGAGTCATAGAAGATGCGTCTCACGCGATCGGGGCGCAATATCAAGGAAAACCCGTGGGATGTTGTGAGTATTCAGACATGGCTGTGTTTAGCTTCCATCCTGTAAAAATCATCACCACAGGGGAAGGCGGAATGGTCGTCACCAATCAAGATGAGCTTTATCAGAAATTAATCCGTCTCAGGACACATGGCATTACCCGTGACCCGAACTTGATGACAGAAAGCAGTCATGGCGGTTGGTACTATCAACAATTAGAGTTAGGTTTAAATTATCGCATTACCGATATTCAAGCCGCACTTGGTGCTTCCCAAATGCAGCGTTTAGAAAAATTTGTCGATCGCCGTCGTAGCCTCGCCCAACGATATAACGAGCAGTTACAGGATTTACCCTTAACCTTACCCGATCAACATCCTGAGACTAATTCTAGTTGGCATTTATATGTCATTCGGTTGCAATTAGATCAAATTCAAAAAACTCACCAACAAGTATTTAATGAGTTGCGAGAAGCACAAATCGGCGTAAATTTACACTATATTCCGGTTCACACCCAGCCCTATTATCAACAATTTGGATTTCAATGGGGAGATTTCCCAGAAGCGGAACAGTATTATCGAGAAGCGATTAGCATTCCTTTGTATTATGGGTTAACAGAAGCGGATCAAGATCGGGTCATTCAAAAGTTACGGGAAATTTTAAAATAA